The window TTCAGCatggagatgaggaagagggatGAAGACATGGAGGAGAGTGAAGTGAGGCCAGATAGAGAGAATGAGGGAATAAAGGAAGGTAGCTGTAATGCTGATAAAGGGGAAAATGGTGAAGGAGGAGATCTGGTCATTGTTGCCATGAAGAAAACAAGTATTTCTGTGatcagggggcggggctgcacGGATACAGGATGTACTGTGAATGAGGTTGTCCTGGTGGCACAGTCCAGCAAAGTGATGCTTGGTGAGTACAGGTTTGATTTATTCTCCGTGAACTTTCTACACTgatattttatcattttgtaTACTGATATATTTCCTTGTAATATATTTTATACAAGAAAGTGTCATTTAAGTGTAACAATAACAAAGAGAAAACTCACAGAATCGCATAAACAGAATTCATTCAAAACTCACAAtacttttatttaaaagaaactggGAAGGCGTTGTAACATTCCGTGACCTGTGTTTGATTCTTCCTTCGACTTACAGTTGCAAGAGGAAGCGAAAGTTTCAAACAGGAGAACTCATCGAACGTTATGATCGAACACGTGGCCTCTCATTACTACCTCAGCAGCCTCTGTTCTCAAAAGGCTATTTCTACATCACCAAATCCAGGTTTGTCATCCAGAGTCACAGTAGCAACGGCTAATTAATTACAGAACCTGTCTTCGGAGGATTCAGCGTGTGTCATCTTTTTTCAATATTCAGAGAGAATTACCATCTACCGCTACAAGtcaaatgaggaggagggggagttcAGAGGCATGCCTGTGGTCCTGAACTTCACTGAGTCCAACTGCTTCCTCAGGTGCTGCCAGAAGGACGagagtgtgtttctgcaggtggaAGTAAGCATTGCCCTGTAACTAAGCACGGCCTAACTATACTCACCTATATGTGAGATTTAGCAACGCTACAGGTTACAGATTGCAACAGCTGCAACCTCCTTTTCGAGAGTGAAAACCTATGGTTGCTGAAGGGGGACAAAATTAGTTTTCCACACTTCTAGCCCCAATATTCGCTGTTGCAGACATGTTTAGAAATTTGCAATGGGATTTAAAATATAGGTTTTCTTAACACTTAatcttaaataataaataaaatcatttgaaTTGAACAATTGTTTAGCGATTACAGGTGTATCATAGAGAGTATTTAgccaattaaaatgaaaatcagTAAGCGTGAAATGAATAAAACGGATTACAAGAAAAATTAATGTAACAATCACCAGCTTGTCTGTGTCTCTCCATCTGTCACCATGATTTGGTAAATATTGGATACAAGACTATTGTAACAATGGTTACAAAACTGGTGTTTTGTAGGCTTGTGATAAGGGGAGGCTGAGGCAGATCTCCAAGAGTGACAAGAGCACCCTTTCCTTCGTCTTCTACATGAAGGCTGACCGAAGCAATCAGCGAACGTTTGAGTCGGCTCTGCACCGAGGCTGGTTCATTCAGGTTGTCCAAACAGACGTGGTGGAGATGTCACACCTGGAGGCAGAGACGGATGAGTACTCCTTCCTCTTTGTCATTAAGAAATGAAggagattctttttttcctccttcggTTCGCACTCAATTTTGAGAGAAAGTGAATACATTtgcaaaacaaccaaaaaaaacaaccaaaaacaaaccaaatttCAACCATATTATTTTCTGCTATTGTAGAATTAAGTAGATATGTATCATATAAATACTGCATATATTATTCAGCATGGACTGGAAGCTTTTGACGCAAgtcttgatttttatttttgagttcTTATGTTAGCTAAATAAATACAACTGTTATTTCCTGGTATCATttaagaaatgaaataaatcaaaaatcaaaaatagcaactgattttttttgtttatttatttctgttaacATGTATGAACCTgcttaaattaaaaaactgatATCAAGTGTAATAATTTCAACTTTACCTCAAGGGGCTTCACACTGTGTTGTGGATGGAAACATAGAATATGAAGTATTAAAGAGCATCAAAACTTAAGATTTCGTTGTTATAAGTGATTTGTTTTAACAGGTTCATAACATTTCACGGGGGAAATGTCAACTACAAACACACCTGATATGTGTTGAAGATATTGTAATGTCCTGTTTTAAACCAAACAGTCATTTATGGAGTGTGCCAGAGAGCACAAGAGCCTGTAAACTCACTATTGTCCCTGATGATCAGTAACAACATGACTGGACAGGACACGTGTGTCTGCAGTGACCTTCAGTCATTGTTGATGCTAAACTGCGTAGGCCACGTGAATAACAAGTGTAAAATTGTGCCTTGGAAATATTGAGCAACACTGGAACTACATGAAATCATACCAAATTTATAGTGGGATGCCGATTCATTTAAATTTCAGTCTTGTCTTGTGTCTTTTTCAGTTTGCTGAACTTCAGCTTATGCTCCTCATGTCGACTTTAGTAAATATAACTTATTGGATTGATTCATAGTTTTAAGGTCTTTTAATGAATAGTGGCAGAAAATATACAATATGCAATTCAGAGTTGAGAGCTGTAGACAGCACTTAATCAAATCATTTACACCACTTTTTTAGTCTATTATACAAATCTGAATGTCAGTGCACCGTGGATGTactgataaaacagtttaaATATGACTCCCTGTGTCTGTTTCTTGTTATAAAATAGAATTTTTACATACAAGTCAGCTATACAATTAAGTATTATTACTAATAAGAATAGCTTACTTCAAAGACAAAGACATTTACTATACATGTGTCTATAACGTCAAAATTcttataaaatatttaaacatatACACATTTGACATTGATGTTGTGGTTTTATTGATAGCCCTAAAATACTGTTAAGAGAACTAAGACAATTTCAGAAACCAGAAACTCAGAAACCAGTTTGTTCATTGTCACTGTCATCGTAGGCTTTGTTCATGTGTCCGTCGTTATCGATGTAGGGATTATCCACAGCTATAGGtttcctgcaaacacaccatacacacacacaccgtacacacacacacacacgcgcgcacacacacacacacacacacacacacaaacacacacacacgaacaatGAGTCTCTACTCTGCAGGAATTTGTATAGTCATTATTATCTGTCTGTCTAACTCACTTTCTGCGCTCCCGGACACCAGAGATGATGAGGTAGACCCCCCCTAGCACAACGATTCCCATGACCACCCCGAATATGATCAGCCACACTTCCACCGGCTGCTCCACAGGAGGGGCCAGGGTTGGTACAATACCCACAAACTCCAGGGTGGAGTCATCCAAGTTGAATGCTTGGTTGATTCGTCCCCGACTTAACCTGAGGTCGTTGTCAAAATGCAAAGGTTGGAGGTCAGAAATT is drawn from Takifugu flavidus isolate HTHZ2018 chromosome 2, ASM371156v2, whole genome shotgun sequence and contains these coding sequences:
- the LOC130517532 gene encoding uncharacterized protein LOC130517532 isoform X1, yielding MDLKESEVKGGLFISHKLHEGNHQYEVENVMKYKNGSGEKTFARRGDKLTQINSMSLCDVTPEELAQMLTEENPKLTVYSMKDHLKEPVQDDDVFYPVSKESTILSFSMEMRKRDEDMEESEVRPDRENEGIKEGSCNADKGENGEGGDLVIVAMKKTSISVIRGRGCTDTGCTVNEVVLVAQSSKVMLVARGSESFKQENSSNVMIEHVASHYYLSSLCSQKAISTSPNPERITIYRYKSNEEEGEFRGMPVVLNFTESNCFLRCCQKDESVFLQVEACDKGRLRQISKSDKSTLSFVFYMKADRSNQRTFESALHRGWFIQVVQTDVVEMSHLEAETDEYSFLFVIKK
- the LOC130517532 gene encoding uncharacterized protein LOC130517532 isoform X2, whose amino-acid sequence is MDLKESEVKGGLFISHKLHEGNHQYEVENVMKYKNGSGEKTFARGDKLTQINSMSLCDVTPEELAQMLTEENPKLTVYSMKDHLKEPVQDDDVFYPVSKESTILSFSMEMRKRDEDMEESEVRPDRENEGIKEGSCNADKGENGEGGDLVIVAMKKTSISVIRGRGCTDTGCTVNEVVLVAQSSKVMLVARGSESFKQENSSNVMIEHVASHYYLSSLCSQKAISTSPNPERITIYRYKSNEEEGEFRGMPVVLNFTESNCFLRCCQKDESVFLQVEACDKGRLRQISKSDKSTLSFVFYMKADRSNQRTFESALHRGWFIQVVQTDVVEMSHLEAETDEYSFLFVIKK